In one window of Zingiber officinale cultivar Zhangliang chromosome 11A, Zo_v1.1, whole genome shotgun sequence DNA:
- the LOC122031198 gene encoding uncharacterized protein LOC122031198, translating into MEYHNWKQVLAAIRSGGGEQAVFEILHRARELYRNRLQTDAAADELASLFAECAIAEAQGPVRSSNNPPLAPLHVGPSIPLDSEGRSFLAMSGRQQVMLDAFADGSSFVCLKCGGLVSTNRKDEHFAYWCS; encoded by the exons ATGGAGTACCACAATTGGAAACAG GTACTTGCAGCAATCAGATCGGGTGGCGGAGAACAAGCAGTGTTTGAAATTCTGCATCGGGCACGTGAGCTATACCGCAATCGATTGCAAACGGATGCTGCAGCAGACGAGTTGGCCTCATTGTTCGCAGAATGTGCTATTGCAGAAGCACAAGGACCAGTGAGGTCGTCCAACAATCCCCCATTGGCGCCTCTTCATGTTGGCCCTTCGATTCCGCTAGATTCTGAAGGGAGATCTTTCCTCGCTATGTCCGGGAGGCAGCAGGTTATGCTGGATGCATTCGCAGACGGGAGCAGTTTTGTGTGTCTCAAGTGTGGCGGTCTGGTTAGCACTAATCGCAAAGACGAACATTTTGCGTACTGGTGTAGCTAG
- the LOC122032045 gene encoding membrin-11-like: MLEVKERADLLARANGDSAHVLRIFDEEAQAMESARNSSIMLEEAYATGVAVLSKYSEQRDRLKRAQKKALDILNTVGLSNTVLKLIERRHRVDKRIAYTGMVLTIVVVLAFMWWIH, encoded by the exons ATGCTGGAAGTCAAGGAGCGGGCAGATTTGCTGGCAAGAGCT AATGGGGACTCTGCGCATGTTCTGAGAATATTTGATGAGGAAGCACAGGCAATGGAATCTGCGCGAAACTCGTCAATAATGCTGGAAGAAGCTTATGCCACCGGAGTTGCTGTACTGTCCAAGTATTCTGAGCAGAGGGATCGTTTGAAG AGAGCTCAAAAGAAAGCCCTAGACATCCTGAACACCGTAGGGCTATCCAATACCGTGCTGAAGCTGATAGAGAGACGGCACCGAGTCGACAAACGGATTGCATACACCGGCATGGTATTGACCATCGTTGTGGTTCTTGCATTCATGTGGTGGATTCACTGA
- the LOC122030919 gene encoding DNA-directed RNA polymerases II, IV and V subunit 3-like: protein MASEKMGGGLRTSYQRFPKVHIREMTDDYLKFELRDTDASIANALRRVMIAEVPTIAIDLVEIEINSSVLNDEFISHRLGLIPLTSDDAMSMRFSRDCDACDGDGQCEFCSVEFFLSVRCDSDQTLDVTTADLQSTNPRVCPVNVTIASAMSSDREGCESSEQKGILIVKLHRGQELRLRAIARKGIGKDHAKWSPAATVAFMYEPQIHINEELMETLTLEEKQAWVESSPTKVFVIDPNTQQVEVNDPEAYTYEDEVLKKAEAMGKPGLIEIFPKENSFIFTVESTGAIKASQMLLNAINVLKQKLDDIRCSHDDASDMNELTSHLGIQSI, encoded by the exons ATGGCGAGCGAGAAGATGGGCGGCGGTTTGCGGACGTCTTACCAGCGGTTCCCGAAAGTCCACATCCGCGAGATGACGGACGACTACCTCAAGTTCGAGCTGCGCGACACCGACGCGAGCATCGCGAACGCCCTCCGCCGCGTCATGATCGCCGAGGTGCCCACCATCGCCATCGACCTCGTCGAGATCGAGATCAACTCCTCCGTGCTCAACGACGAGTTCATCTCCCACCGCCTCGGCCTCATCCCCCTCACCAGCGACGACGCCATGTCGATGCGCTTCTCCCGCGACTGTGACGCCTGCGACGGCGATGGCCAGTGCGAGTTCTGCTCCGTCGAGTTCTTCCTCAGTGTCCGATGCGACTCCGACCAGACGCTCGACGTCACCACCGCCGACCTCCAGAGCACCAACCCCCGCGTCTGCCCCGTCAATGTGACTATTGCGAGCGCTATGTCAAGCGATCGCGAGGGATGCGAGTCCTCCGAGCAAAA GGGCATACTCATTGTGAAATTACACCGTGGGCAAGAGCTAAGACTTCGAGCTATTGCTAGAAAAGGGATTGGCAAGGATCACGCCAAATGGTCACCTGCTGCAACTGTTGCATTTATGTATGAGCCACAGATCCATATAAATGAGGAATTGATGGAAACATTGACGCTTGAAGAGAAACAAGCCTGGGTTGAGAGCAGCCCTACAAAAGTTTTTGTCATTGATCCAAATACTCAACAG GTGGAAGTTAACGACCCAGAGGCCTATACATACGAAGATGAAGTCCTCAAGAAAGCGGAAGCTATGGGGAAACCAGGCCTCATCGAGATTTTTCCTAAAGAAAACAGTTTCATATTCACCGTTGAATCAACCGGTGCCATCAAGGCTTCACAGATGCTCCTCAATGCGATCAACGTTCTGAAGCAGAAGTTGGATGACATCCGCTGCTCGCATGATGATGCATCCGACATGAACGAACTAACTTCACACCTGGGAATTCAGTCGATCTAG
- the LOC122032265 gene encoding DNA-directed RNA polymerase III subunit RPC5-like: MDGGGGEDGIDPACGEAMDLDMALDLNFSHGAARPAPRSARFQPKMKGKVKNEPPIRIKPDPDTKPSSHPASCPDPVKEEPGVDPSSSRPDAEDAESGAMDVDGGFEEEVEEDDTVVREIDVFCSPTPLDEDTYLYILQYVLRPSWRPYELNERCDKVRVKPKKSNIEIDLSLDIDSENYDQDTSELQRLEKQTLSSSKTPLVATYAVGMLNGNQLHLNPVHAVVQLRPSIAYLNPKTKQNVQSAESSAKSDINAVGLPIKQEKLGQAGSNDGGEIDEPWISLEYHPIDSHFTDRYHQKMIAEDHHQIPFMIKPSDYINSLYPGTSTDDKRTQAFSLRHLLSLPLEKRLKKWFSEVCQVNNFNALLDLAPDSSKEDVLKVLPHYADLVQGLWVTKSSLLHEGEAALYRDYLLYLFSMNPIIQTDRLRMLTSKCTGLKSILIPLAVERRILKHWKFIKSTDMVFIRNNPKIVDDQEKAWLACWNNIKKSVGEKMHVPVPSGKRVKIADDVHESKDKAVNTAVSSLSSETQEHLLKILQKFFKDKKIRSINSVVNELRGLAISNSSRPREDPKIRAIINAAANGASAPISELQSIVSQIAVDVHGTYVLKSTGSSDLDRLRDVVIDLFRGKEPKAKLNKQEVRMAAKARLQKDINDSDYNQVMRDLCDSSKGSWALKSGD, translated from the exons AtggacggcggcggcggcgaggaCGGCATCGATCCCGCATGCGGAGAGGCGATGGACCTCGACATGGCCCTCGATCTCAACTTCTCCCACGGCGCCGCCAGGCCCGCCCCGCGATCCGCCCGCTTCCAACCCAAGATGAAGGGCAAGGTCAAGAACGAGCCTCCGATCCGGATTAAGCCCGATCCCGACACCAAACCTTCCTCTCATCCCGCTTCTTGTCCAGACCCCGTCAAGGAGGAGCCTGGAGTTGACCCCTCGTCGTCCCGCCCGGACGCAGAGGACGCAGAGAGCGGTGCGATGGATGTTGATGGAGGTTTCGAGGAGGAAGTGGAAGAGGATGATACAGTGGTTCGCGAGATCGACGTCTTCTGTTCTCCAACTCCTCTCGATGAGGATACCTAT CTATATATTTTGCAATATGTACTTAGACCTTCTTGGAGACCATATGAACTGAATGAAAGATGTGACAAG GTCCGTGTGAAGCCAAAAAAATCAAATATTGAGATAGACTTGAGTCTGGATATTGATAGTGAGAACTATGATCAAGACACCTCTGAACTCCAAAGGTTAGAGAAGCAG ACATTGTCTTCATCAAAAACACCTTTAGTAGCTACTTATGCTGTCGGGATGTTGAATGGAAACCAG TTGCACTTAAATCCTGTACATGCAGTTGTCCAACTCCGCCCATCAATAGCATACTTAAATCCTAAGACGAAACAAAATGTGCAGAGTGCGGAATCAAGTGCAAAATCTGACATCAATGCTGTAGGTTTACCGATCAAGCAG GAAAAGTTGGGCCAGGCAGGTTCGAATGATGGTGGAGAAATAGATGAG CCATGGATATCTCTAGAATATCATCCAATTGATAGCCACTTTACAGATAGATACCATCAGAAAATGATTGCAGAAGATCATCATCAAATTCCATTTATGATTAAACC ATCTGATTATATCAACTCATTGTACCCTGGAACATCAACAGACGATAAGAGAACACAAGCTTTTTCTCTAAG GCACTTGCTCTCACTCCCCTTGGAAAAGCGGTTGAAGAAATGGTTTTCTGAG GTTTGCCAGGTGAATAATTTTAATGCACTCTTGGATCTTGCTCCGGATAGTTCGAAAGAAGATGTTCTGAAAGTGCTGCCACATTATGCAGATTTGGTACAGGGATTGTGGGTTACAAAGAGCTCATTGTTACATGAAGGCGAAGCTGCTCTTTATAGAGATTATCTTCTTTATTTATTCAGTATGAATCCCATAATTCAAACAGACAGATTGAGGATGTTAACGTCAAAGTGCACTGGCCTGAAATCTATACTCATTCCATTGGCTGTTGAAAGGCGCATCCTCAAGCACTGGAAATTCATAAAGTCTACTGACATGGTATTTATTAGAAACAATCCAAAAATTGTGGATGATCAGGAAAAGGCTTGGTTGGCATGCTGGAATAACATAAAAAAGTCTGTAGGAGAAAAGATGCATGTCCCTGTTCCAAGTGGTAAAAGAGTTAAAATAGCCGATGATGTACATGAAAGCAAAGATAAGGCAGTGAACACAGCAGTGTCATCACTGTCAAGTGAAACACAGGAGCATCTTCTAAAGATTCTCCAGAAATTTTTCAAGGATAAAAAAATTCGTAG TATAAACTCAGTAGTCAATGAATTGAGGGGCTTGGCAATCAGCAACTCTTCTCGTCCAAGAGAAGACCCTAAAATTAGAGCGATTATTAATGCTGCTGCCAACGGTGCATCTGCTCCTATATCTGAGCTCCAGTCCATTGTGTCTCAAATCGCTGTGGATGTACATGGCACATATGTTCTGAAATCTACAGGGAGTTCGGATCTTGATAGATTGAG AGATGTTGTCATTGATCTTTTCAGGGGCAAAGAACCTAAGGCAAAGCTCAATAAGCAGGAGGTTCGCATGGCTGCTAAAGCTCGTCTCCAGAAGGATATTAATGATTCTGACTATAATCAG GTAATGCGTGATTTGTGTGATTCTAGCAAAGGATCGTGGGCACTTAAAAGTGGAGACTAG